Proteins from a single region of Bdellovibrio bacteriovorus HD100:
- a CDS encoding D-glycero-alpha-D-manno-heptose-1,7-bisphosphate 7-phosphatase, translating to MSHPLELLIVETVQLGGSLVFIADQNPATLSQWQQPLVQDFAGEIPFVTRTAEDLLAQKYVTRPEDLVMFQSNQKSVLTSLDAILNGQRVLLGAEASSAESHQWDYAFADLSLHKWQLILQSLKAHWGQWSALQGLDGEHGAGCLFLDRDDVVVKNVPYNKDPEAVQLLPGICELINKAHAQSYWVALVTNQSGLGRGWISWTQYQSVHQRMMQLLAQQGAWIDDCEWSAFIDEAGSPRGRLLAGLRKPRNGMLLKVNNKLRVNMAKSVMVGDSASDLKAAFAAGVGRLYLLASEKTDKEIKSLQAHQAVYSHFKFTVLEKLSDLTL from the coding sequence ATGTCACATCCCCTGGAGCTTTTGATTGTTGAAACAGTTCAATTGGGTGGAAGTCTGGTCTTTATTGCTGATCAGAATCCGGCCACATTGTCGCAATGGCAGCAGCCATTGGTGCAGGACTTTGCCGGGGAGATTCCGTTCGTCACGCGCACGGCGGAAGATCTGCTGGCGCAAAAGTATGTCACACGTCCTGAAGATTTGGTCATGTTCCAGTCCAATCAAAAATCGGTCCTGACCTCGTTGGATGCAATTCTGAATGGTCAACGGGTCTTGTTGGGGGCGGAAGCATCGTCGGCTGAATCCCATCAATGGGACTATGCCTTTGCTGACTTAAGTCTGCACAAGTGGCAGCTGATTTTGCAGAGTTTGAAAGCCCACTGGGGACAATGGTCGGCGCTGCAGGGACTGGATGGTGAGCACGGGGCAGGATGTTTGTTCCTGGATCGTGATGATGTGGTTGTTAAAAACGTTCCTTATAACAAAGACCCTGAAGCCGTTCAGTTGCTGCCGGGAATTTGCGAATTGATCAACAAGGCCCATGCGCAGTCTTATTGGGTGGCGCTGGTGACGAATCAGTCCGGTTTGGGACGAGGCTGGATCAGCTGGACTCAGTATCAGTCTGTGCATCAACGTATGATGCAGCTTCTGGCTCAACAAGGGGCGTGGATTGATGACTGTGAGTGGTCGGCGTTTATCGACGAGGCAGGCAGTCCCCGCGGGCGTTTGCTGGCAGGGCTTCGCAAGCCTCGCAATGGCATGCTGCTCAAAGTGAACAACAAGCTGCGTGTGAATATGGCAAAATCCGTGATGGTTGGGGACAGTGCTTCGGACCTGAAAGCGGCTTTTGCTGCCGGGGTGGGGCGTTTGTACCTGTTGGCTTCAGAAAAGACCGACAAAGAGATAAAGTCTTTGCAAGCCCATCAGGCCGTGTACTCCCATTTCAAATTCACTGTTTTGGAAAAACTCTCGGACCTGACGCTTTAA
- a CDS encoding lysylphosphatidylglycerol synthase transmembrane domain-containing protein, protein MVKHTKKLLVQSTKILFSAGIIYWLIQSGKLNFSALKNLLTPTTASVALLLVLLNLFLASERWRTLIRSQGMSAGPLKVFKLSLIGSFFNFAMPGGVGGDVIKAYYLTRANPGSKVIAVTSVLMDRVLGLFAMVLLALLVMLYDLNHIMTIPTLTTLFWFILSLFFAFVIALALIFSQKIYETSLLKRVIHKLPLSEKFMKLYESMHLYGKDGKRFMLVLFLSLLSQGCSIVFLIIAGNAAGFTEVAAKTYFLVAPLGYMATAIPISPAGVGVGQAAFYFLFNIYNGSTSEVGPTVITAFQVTTFVVSLLGAFFYLRIKERVDASTLEDLG, encoded by the coding sequence ATGGTTAAACACACCAAAAAGCTTTTGGTTCAGTCCACTAAGATTCTTTTTTCGGCCGGCATCATTTACTGGCTGATCCAATCCGGAAAGCTGAACTTCTCTGCACTTAAAAACCTGCTGACACCGACCACGGCGTCTGTGGCATTGCTTTTGGTTTTGCTGAACCTGTTCCTGGCCAGCGAAAGATGGCGCACCCTGATCCGTTCCCAGGGCATGAGCGCTGGCCCCTTGAAAGTCTTTAAGCTCAGCCTGATCGGGTCGTTCTTTAACTTTGCCATGCCTGGCGGGGTCGGTGGCGATGTCATCAAGGCTTACTATCTCACCCGGGCCAATCCCGGCTCCAAAGTCATTGCCGTGACCAGCGTCCTGATGGACCGGGTTCTGGGTTTGTTTGCCATGGTGCTGTTGGCGCTGTTGGTGATGCTTTATGATCTGAACCACATCATGACCATCCCGACCCTGACGACCCTGTTCTGGTTCATTCTGTCCCTGTTCTTTGCGTTCGTGATCGCGCTGGCACTGATCTTTTCCCAAAAGATCTATGAAACCTCCCTGCTTAAGCGAGTCATCCATAAGCTGCCTTTGTCCGAAAAGTTCATGAAGCTTTATGAAAGCATGCATCTTTATGGCAAGGACGGAAAACGCTTCATGCTGGTGCTGTTCCTAAGCCTTCTGTCCCAGGGCTGCTCGATTGTGTTTTTGATCATTGCTGGTAATGCGGCCGGCTTCACAGAAGTTGCGGCGAAAACCTATTTCCTGGTGGCGCCACTGGGATACATGGCGACGGCGATCCCGATCTCGCCTGCCGGTGTGGGTGTCGGTCAGGCGGCGTTCTATTTCCTGTTTAATATCTATAACGGATCAACATCTGAAGTGGGTCCGACTGTGATAACGGCCTTCCAGGTCACCACCTTTGTGGTGAGCTTGCTGGGCGCCTTCTTCTATCTGCGCATCAAAGAACGTGTGGATGCCTCCACACTAGAGGACCTGGGCTAA
- a CDS encoding HTTM domain-containing protein, whose translation MKLATLTSGLNDFFFKPQPVHTVALLRVLFGVVLLINWIMVWSHLDTFWGVEGIFSLETSLKMGGAFRFSLFELLPPDPRVPALLALVHLGAVMGVLLGIFTRTSIAVAFFTLISFHNRNVFVLNSSDIVIRNFLFLLFLTPCGDWLSVDRWWKVRQGLAPAEPLEKAPWGLRLMQIQFSIIYIATVMFKMKGPLWADGTAVYTATRLDEFVRMPLGLLNNLAVIKFLTWSTLAVELALGTLIWIRELRYWVILAGIGLHLGIELSMNIPMFEWIMIITMICMVDPKDLKDWLTLAKEGKLFSSMLSWHPQIMAKAK comes from the coding sequence ATGAAGCTAGCAACTCTCACTAGTGGTTTGAATGACTTCTTTTTTAAACCCCAGCCCGTGCACACTGTGGCGCTGCTGAGAGTTTTGTTCGGAGTGGTTCTGTTGATCAATTGGATCATGGTTTGGAGCCATCTGGACACGTTCTGGGGTGTGGAGGGCATCTTTTCTTTGGAGACTTCTTTGAAGATGGGCGGGGCGTTCCGCTTCAGTCTGTTTGAACTGCTGCCGCCAGATCCGCGGGTGCCGGCGTTGCTGGCACTGGTTCATCTGGGGGCGGTGATGGGGGTCCTGCTGGGGATCTTTACCCGCACCTCAATTGCTGTGGCATTTTTCACCCTGATTTCGTTCCACAACCGCAATGTCTTTGTTTTGAACAGTTCGGATATCGTGATTCGCAACTTCCTATTTCTTTTGTTCCTGACCCCTTGTGGGGACTGGCTGTCGGTGGATCGCTGGTGGAAGGTGCGGCAGGGCCTGGCGCCGGCAGAGCCATTGGAAAAGGCCCCCTGGGGTCTGCGTCTAATGCAGATTCAATTCAGCATCATCTATATCGCGACTGTGATGTTCAAGATGAAGGGTCCGCTGTGGGCGGACGGGACAGCCGTTTATACTGCCACTCGTCTTGACGAGTTTGTGCGAATGCCGTTGGGACTTTTAAATAATCTTGCGGTCATCAAATTCTTGACCTGGTCGACCCTGGCAGTGGAGTTGGCATTGGGGACGCTGATCTGGATTCGGGAGCTGCGTTACTGGGTGATTCTGGCGGGAATAGGTCTGCATTTGGGTATTGAGCTTTCGATGAATATCCCGATGTTTGAATGGATCATGATTATCACAATGATTTGCATGGTGGACCCGAAGGATTTGAAAGATTGGCTGACTCTGGCGAAAGAGGGAAAGTTGTTTTCAAGTATGCTGTCCTGGCATCCGCAGATAATGGCTAAAGCCAAGTAA
- a CDS encoding murein L,D-transpeptidase catalytic domain family protein: MKKIATALLITFVGLQSFAESLYDKKIKDVRLYDIFKKEGVPEAALQRTFEFLDVNSGKTIKVKAKIRGREKTYMSTRDVTIKSDFVAVIDFSKPSSQRRLYIMNMQTGAVTKHFVAHGKGSGVNIAAKFSNIDGSKMSSLGLYLGGNTYYGGHGESLNLYGLEASNSNAAERDIVVHAASYVSEDYVKSQGRLGRSWGCPAVAPGIIKRMLNNFKDGGLVYAYHKDLTASTLKDPTLQVVQEHVEEEDIDLPEEEESVRKNPTAATPKTNSLPTGIAEVQSVPLEQSRD, from the coding sequence ATGAAGAAAATTGCAACCGCCCTCTTGATCACCTTCGTAGGACTTCAGAGTTTTGCTGAAAGCCTTTATGACAAAAAGATCAAAGACGTTCGTCTTTATGACATTTTTAAAAAAGAAGGCGTGCCAGAGGCGGCTTTGCAAAGAACTTTCGAATTCCTGGATGTTAATTCCGGCAAAACCATCAAGGTCAAAGCCAAAATTCGTGGTCGCGAAAAGACCTATATGAGCACCCGCGATGTGACGATCAAGTCTGACTTTGTAGCGGTCATTGATTTCTCAAAACCTTCCAGCCAAAGACGCCTTTACATCATGAACATGCAGACGGGTGCCGTGACCAAACACTTCGTGGCCCACGGTAAGGGTTCGGGCGTGAATATCGCGGCAAAGTTCTCTAACATCGACGGTTCCAAGATGTCCTCCCTGGGTCTGTATCTGGGCGGAAACACCTACTATGGAGGTCATGGCGAGTCTTTGAATCTGTACGGCTTGGAAGCTTCCAACAGCAATGCGGCTGAACGTGACATTGTCGTTCATGCTGCCAGCTACGTTTCTGAAGACTACGTAAAAAGCCAAGGCCGTTTGGGCCGCAGCTGGGGTTGCCCGGCAGTTGCTCCCGGCATTATCAAAAGAATGCTCAACAACTTTAAAGACGGCGGCTTGGTGTACGCTTACCACAAGGATCTGACAGCAAGCACACTAAAAGACCCCACCCTGCAAGTCGTGCAAGAGCACGTGGAAGAAGAAGACATTGATCTTCCGGAAGAAGAGGAGAGCGTTCGCAAAAACCCAACGGCGGCTACTCCAAAAACCAACAGCCTGCCAACCGGAATCGCCGAAGTTCAATCGGTTCCACTGGAACAATCCAGAGACTAA
- a CDS encoding TIGR03545 family protein, translating to MTTPETTPVKKKKEKGPIRWEAIIPFVIICAVIGLYFHFFFDAHLRKGMEWAGYKAVGAEVNIAKVETSFFEASLRIQGIEVTDAEKPTHNSLNIGDIRFSMLWDALLRAKVVVNEAVVEQIAFGVKRARPGRVAPPEPVSNEPGFADKLKEQAISEAQQQAGDSVLGDVIAMLTGTDANVQLQKLQDSLPSKAMLESFEKDLKAKQATWDARMKSLPQGKDIEALNKRLNSIKYKDFKTPQELQSSLQELDKVFKDGDAMYKQVQGAGNDLQKDLKALEAQYKEIEKQVKTDIKSLEQHFRIPKLDAKSMSMAIFNRYLGPYKAKFFRYKAMAEKYIPPNLLNKKEKDPEDIPLQPHPRENGISYEFGRPNSYPLVWIKRTAVSSQAGLTPDAGNIKGEILDITTHQKLIGKPTVASLSGDFPSKEIMGFLVRLSLDNTKPDSIVDYRFKVDSYSITGKELVQSPDVQIAFNKAKGSIGIEGKIVGLKDISVNMDNKFTQIEYAVGSKNEIADQILKAVFAGIPVVTLTVDGQGIFPNIPLSINSNLGPELQKGFEKQIQAKIDEARKKIEAYVNEEIGKQRARVEAEINKLRGDLDKEIKKAEGQLNEQKKQAEARVNQAKKDAENQGKKQLEKEGQKAVDELKKRFGL from the coding sequence ATGACAACACCTGAAACAACACCCGTAAAAAAGAAAAAAGAAAAAGGCCCGATCCGCTGGGAAGCCATCATTCCGTTTGTGATCATCTGTGCGGTGATTGGCCTGTACTTCCACTTCTTCTTCGATGCTCACCTGCGCAAGGGCATGGAATGGGCCGGATACAAAGCTGTCGGCGCAGAAGTGAATATCGCCAAAGTGGAAACCAGCTTCTTCGAGGCCAGCCTGCGCATTCAGGGTATCGAAGTCACTGACGCAGAAAAGCCAACCCACAACTCCCTGAATATCGGCGACATCCGCTTCTCAATGCTGTGGGATGCCTTGTTGCGCGCCAAAGTGGTTGTGAATGAAGCCGTCGTTGAACAAATCGCCTTTGGTGTGAAGCGTGCCCGTCCGGGCCGCGTGGCTCCACCAGAGCCGGTATCCAACGAACCCGGCTTTGCTGACAAACTGAAAGAACAAGCCATCAGCGAAGCCCAACAACAAGCCGGCGACAGCGTTCTGGGTGACGTGATTGCGATGCTGACCGGGACTGACGCGAACGTGCAACTGCAAAAGCTTCAGGATTCTTTGCCGTCCAAAGCCATGCTGGAAAGTTTTGAAAAAGACCTGAAAGCCAAACAAGCCACTTGGGATGCCCGCATGAAGTCCTTGCCTCAAGGAAAAGACATCGAGGCTCTGAACAAGCGTCTGAACAGCATCAAGTACAAGGACTTTAAAACTCCGCAAGAGCTGCAGTCTTCTTTACAGGAGCTGGATAAAGTCTTTAAAGACGGTGATGCCATGTACAAACAAGTGCAGGGTGCCGGCAATGATCTGCAAAAAGATCTAAAAGCGCTTGAGGCCCAGTACAAGGAAATCGAAAAGCAGGTCAAGACCGACATCAAAAGTCTTGAGCAGCATTTCCGCATTCCTAAGCTGGATGCCAAGTCCATGTCGATGGCGATCTTCAATCGTTATCTGGGACCGTACAAAGCCAAGTTCTTCCGCTACAAGGCCATGGCTGAAAAGTACATCCCGCCAAATCTGCTGAACAAGAAGGAAAAGGATCCGGAGGATATTCCACTTCAACCGCATCCGCGTGAAAACGGAATCAGCTATGAGTTCGGCCGTCCGAATTCTTATCCTCTGGTATGGATCAAACGCACGGCGGTCAGCTCTCAGGCGGGTCTGACTCCGGATGCGGGGAACATCAAGGGTGAAATCCTGGATATCACGACTCACCAGAAACTGATCGGCAAACCCACTGTGGCCTCTTTGTCCGGTGATTTCCCGTCCAAGGAAATCATGGGCTTCCTGGTGCGCCTGTCTTTGGATAATACCAAGCCTGACAGCATCGTTGATTATCGCTTCAAGGTGGATTCTTATTCCATCACCGGTAAAGAGCTGGTGCAGTCCCCGGATGTGCAAATTGCCTTTAATAAAGCCAAGGGCAGCATCGGCATCGAAGGCAAGATCGTGGGCCTGAAGGACATCTCTGTGAACATGGATAACAAGTTCACCCAGATCGAATACGCTGTTGGATCCAAGAACGAAATCGCCGACCAGATCCTGAAAGCAGTCTTTGCCGGCATCCCGGTGGTGACACTGACGGTGGATGGTCAGGGCATCTTCCCGAACATCCCCTTGTCGATCAATTCCAATTTGGGGCCGGAACTGCAAAAAGGATTTGAAAAACAAATCCAGGCCAAGATTGACGAAGCCCGCAAAAAAATCGAGGCCTACGTCAATGAAGAGATCGGCAAACAGCGCGCCCGCGTGGAAGCCGAGATCAACAAACTGCGCGGTGATCTGGATAAGGAAATCAAAAAAGCCGAAGGCCAGCTGAACGAGCAGAAAAAGCAAGCGGAAGCCCGCGTGAATCAGGCGAAAAAAGACGCCGAAAACCAAGGCAAGAAGCAGCTTGAAAAAGAAGGTCAGAAAGCTGTTGATGAATTGAAGAAAAGATTCGGACTTTAA
- the rplQ gene encoding 50S ribosomal protein L17, whose amino-acid sequence MSSHRRRVKHFDRKSGPRKALLRGLVTSLIEHGRITTTVDRAKEVRRHVEKAITLGKKGDLSTTRLLLSRFPNKEAVATIMKDLSPRFKTRPGGYTRIIKIGRRPGDTAEMAFLEFVDYDFEAKTADTAEKSEKSAKTAKAAKAPAKKATAKKASTKAVAAKKKAVKKAQKKDRAASAARA is encoded by the coding sequence ATGAGTTCACACAGAAGAAGAGTAAAACATTTCGATCGTAAATCTGGCCCAAGAAAAGCTTTGTTGAGAGGTCTTGTGACTTCTTTGATCGAGCACGGCCGTATCACTACAACTGTTGACCGTGCTAAAGAAGTACGTCGCCACGTTGAAAAAGCCATCACTCTTGGCAAAAAAGGTGATTTGTCTACAACAAGATTGTTGTTGTCCCGTTTCCCTAACAAAGAAGCAGTTGCAACTATCATGAAGGATTTGTCTCCTCGTTTCAAAACACGTCCTGGTGGTTACACTCGTATCATCAAGATCGGTCGTCGCCCAGGTGACACTGCTGAAATGGCATTCCTTGAGTTCGTAGACTACGATTTCGAAGCTAAAACAGCTGACACTGCAGAGAAATCTGAAAAGTCCGCTAAAACTGCGAAAGCTGCAAAAGCTCCGGCAAAAAAAGCCACTGCTAAAAAAGCTTCCACTAAAGCAGTAGCAGCGAAGAAAAAAGCTGTTAAAAAGGCTCAGAAAAAAGACAGAGCAGCATCTGCAGCTCGCGCTTAA
- a CDS encoding TlpA disulfide reductase family protein: protein MKQHLKAFGIVFILAAAGLWAYTQFFASKLNQAPAGYATIEAMEKEGVPNFVTKDLDGKPVELESFKGKVVILNFWASWCGPCIEEVPSLIKLIKEFKGDVQLIAVSGDSSRNDIDVFMKSFPEMKGANIHIVYDEDRSLMKQFQVARLPESLVLGTDHKLVKKVVGSIEWFNKDSVAYVQSLLAAKPAQ from the coding sequence ATGAAACAGCACCTTAAAGCCTTCGGCATTGTCTTTATCCTGGCAGCAGCGGGCCTGTGGGCCTACACACAGTTCTTTGCCAGCAAACTCAACCAGGCGCCTGCTGGCTATGCCACGATCGAAGCTATGGAAAAAGAGGGTGTTCCTAACTTTGTGACCAAGGATCTGGATGGCAAACCGGTGGAGCTGGAATCCTTCAAGGGCAAAGTGGTTATTCTGAACTTCTGGGCGTCGTGGTGCGGGCCTTGTATTGAGGAAGTGCCTTCTCTGATCAAGTTGATCAAAGAATTCAAGGGTGACGTGCAGTTGATCGCAGTTTCCGGAGACAGCAGTCGCAATGATATTGATGTCTTTATGAAGTCCTTCCCGGAAATGAAGGGTGCCAACATCCATATCGTCTATGACGAAGACCGCTCTTTGATGAAACAGTTCCAGGTGGCGCGTCTGCCGGAATCCCTGGTGTTGGGCACAGACCACAAGCTGGTCAAAAAGGTCGTGGGATCCATCGAGTGGTTTAACAAAGACTCGGTGGCGTATGTCCAGTCTTTGCTGGCCGCCAAGCCTGCTCAGTAA
- a CDS encoding mannose-1-phosphate guanylyltransferase/mannose-6-phosphate isomerase, producing the protein MIPVILSGGSGTRLWPVSRQQMPKQFCDIFGEPLQTLTLKRCLRMGSPWIVTSKALQTLTELNLKANQGDGANQGEAVKVVYEPVGKNTAPAVAALCKLLLDQGKGDEIVGVFPSDHLITKEDAFLKVVEFASAVAKENRVVTLGITPSYPETGYGYIQTKTTSLKDQAGLKAYSVVKFHEKPDLKKAEEFISQGGFSWNAGIFVFKVSHMASLFEKHQPTLWNQISALKADASNLGDIYAQVQSISIDYAIMEKLSEAELACVPADFGWSDVGSWDAVAALQKGQDIINVKGKDNFVFGEPTKNYSMIGLEDVIVVDTKDALMLVKKGQSQDVRHVVETLTQAKSPLVKEHVYEYRPWGYFEILKDTENFKSKIIRVNPHSQLSYQSHAKREEHWTITQGSGEVVLNDQVIPVKAGSHVHIPLGAKHRMRNNSSEMLEFVEVQLGTYFGEDDIVRYQDDYSRN; encoded by the coding sequence TTGATACCGGTTATATTATCGGGAGGAAGCGGAACACGATTGTGGCCCGTATCCCGTCAGCAGATGCCCAAACAGTTTTGCGACATTTTCGGGGAGCCTTTACAGACTCTGACCCTGAAAAGATGTTTGCGTATGGGAAGCCCATGGATTGTAACCTCCAAGGCCCTGCAGACGTTGACCGAACTAAACCTGAAGGCCAACCAAGGCGATGGCGCCAACCAAGGCGAAGCCGTTAAGGTTGTTTACGAGCCTGTGGGCAAAAACACCGCGCCGGCCGTGGCAGCTCTGTGCAAGCTTTTGCTGGATCAGGGAAAAGGGGACGAGATCGTCGGGGTCTTCCCGTCAGATCACCTGATCACCAAAGAAGATGCATTTCTGAAAGTTGTGGAATTTGCCTCTGCGGTGGCGAAAGAAAACCGTGTGGTCACATTGGGGATCACACCATCTTATCCAGAGACTGGTTACGGTTATATTCAGACCAAGACAACCAGCTTGAAGGATCAGGCGGGATTGAAGGCTTATTCTGTGGTGAAGTTCCATGAAAAGCCGGATCTGAAAAAAGCCGAAGAATTTATCTCTCAAGGTGGCTTCAGCTGGAATGCCGGGATCTTTGTTTTCAAAGTTTCTCACATGGCCAGTTTGTTTGAAAAACATCAGCCGACTTTGTGGAATCAGATTTCCGCGCTGAAGGCCGATGCTTCTAATCTGGGAGACATTTACGCGCAGGTGCAAAGCATTTCCATCGACTATGCGATCATGGAAAAGCTGAGCGAAGCTGAGCTGGCTTGTGTGCCAGCGGATTTTGGCTGGAGTGACGTGGGTTCCTGGGATGCTGTGGCCGCCTTGCAAAAAGGTCAGGACATCATCAATGTCAAAGGAAAGGATAATTTCGTCTTTGGCGAACCGACCAAGAACTACTCTATGATTGGTTTGGAAGACGTGATTGTTGTGGATACCAAGGATGCCCTGATGCTGGTAAAAAAAGGCCAGTCCCAGGATGTGCGCCATGTGGTAGAGACTTTGACTCAAGCCAAGTCCCCGCTGGTGAAAGAGCATGTCTATGAGTATCGCCCTTGGGGGTACTTCGAAATTCTGAAGGACACCGAAAACTTTAAATCCAAAATCATCCGTGTGAATCCGCATTCCCAGTTGTCGTATCAGTCTCACGCCAAACGTGAGGAACATTGGACGATCACTCAGGGGTCCGGCGAAGTGGTTTTAAATGATCAGGTGATTCCGGTGAAGGCTGGCAGTCACGTTCACATCCCGTTGGGGGCGAAGCACCGCATGCGCAACAATTCCAGTGAAATGCTGGAGTTTGTGGAGGTTCAACTGGGAACTTACTTTGGGGAAGATGATATCGTCCGCTACCAGGACGACTACAGTAGAAATTAG
- a CDS encoding DUF2062 domain-containing protein, translated as MTALLKQIFNFLKLLNSDTGTNQLASGLSLGMILGFAPFISIQTFAVFAIIFIFRVQIGAAFLAAFFFKFVAFMFDGPAHHLGKAVLETESLKPLFTTMYNMPLVPMTRFNNSIVMGSMIVSILLLPFAFFAFKALILKYRATVVARFKGTKFWKAFTATKLYNWYCTYDNLYG; from the coding sequence ATGACGGCCTTACTGAAGCAGATTTTTAATTTTCTAAAACTCCTCAACTCGGACACGGGGACCAACCAACTGGCTTCCGGCTTGTCCCTGGGAATGATTCTGGGATTCGCCCCTTTTATTTCCATCCAGACCTTTGCAGTCTTTGCGATCATCTTTATCTTCCGCGTGCAAATTGGTGCGGCATTCCTGGCGGCGTTCTTTTTCAAGTTCGTGGCCTTCATGTTTGACGGACCGGCTCACCACCTGGGTAAAGCCGTGCTTGAAACTGAAAGCCTGAAGCCGTTGTTCACCACCATGTACAACATGCCGCTGGTGCCGATGACCCGCTTCAACAACAGCATCGTGATGGGATCCATGATTGTTTCCATCCTTCTTTTGCCGTTTGCATTCTTCGCCTTCAAAGCGCTGATCCTGAAATATCGCGCCACCGTGGTCGCAAGATTTAAAGGCACGAAGTTCTGGAAGGCCTTCACTGCGACCAAGCTTTATAACTGGTACTGCACCTACGACAACCTTTACGGCTAG
- a CDS encoding HTTM domain-containing protein, with the protein MKLRTITNSIDEFLFKPQPVYSVALLRIGLGLLLLFNWLMIYTDLEILFGPDGIVSLQTAQQYGNPLRFSLFDYMPNTYKVTATLAFVHLLAVLALTFGAWTRTSILIAFITLISFHHRNGFIMNSADSVLRVFLFLLLFTPCADAFSVDRWRLRLKGKAPEVPAEKAPWALRMIQIQFCIIYIATVLFKIKGDRWVDGTAVYIATRLDDFVRFELPLLNSMVLIKCITWSTLLVEFALGTLVWVKELRYWVLLAGVGLHLGIEFTMSIPVFEWAMIVVMISMVDSRDIERWIERLQEHRKATTNLPESAVS; encoded by the coding sequence ATGAAGCTACGAACAATCACCAATAGCATTGACGAGTTTCTTTTCAAACCGCAGCCCGTCTACAGCGTCGCCCTTTTGCGAATTGGCCTGGGCCTGCTTTTGTTGTTCAACTGGCTGATGATCTATACGGACCTGGAGATTCTCTTCGGACCTGATGGGATTGTTTCACTGCAGACTGCACAACAATACGGAAACCCACTGCGCTTTTCCTTATTTGACTACATGCCGAACACGTACAAAGTCACAGCCACACTTGCCTTCGTGCATCTGCTGGCGGTCCTAGCTTTGACCTTCGGCGCGTGGACAAGGACGTCCATTCTTATAGCCTTTATCACGTTAATTTCTTTTCATCACCGCAATGGCTTTATCATGAACAGCGCTGACTCTGTTTTAAGGGTTTTTCTGTTTCTGCTCTTGTTCACGCCGTGTGCCGACGCCTTTTCTGTGGACCGCTGGAGACTCCGCCTGAAAGGAAAGGCACCTGAAGTTCCTGCCGAAAAGGCCCCTTGGGCCTTGCGGATGATTCAGATTCAGTTCTGTATCATCTATATCGCCACGGTTCTTTTCAAAATCAAAGGGGATCGCTGGGTGGACGGCACCGCGGTCTATATCGCCACCCGTCTAGACGACTTTGTCCGGTTCGAACTGCCCCTTCTGAACAGCATGGTTCTGATCAAATGCATTACTTGGTCAACTTTGTTGGTTGAGTTCGCCCTGGGAACTCTGGTGTGGGTGAAAGAGCTGCGCTATTGGGTCCTTCTTGCCGGCGTCGGTCTGCATTTGGGAATTGAGTTCACCATGTCCATTCCGGTTTTTGAATGGGCCATGATCGTAGTGATGATCAGTATGGTAGACTCCCGGGATATCGAACGGTGGATCGAAAGACTTCAAGAACACCGAAAAGCCACAACAAACCTTCCAGAGTCAGCAGTTTCATAG